From a region of the Bacteroidia bacterium genome:
- a CDS encoding N-acetylmuramoyl-L-alanine amidase → MRKIKYIVVHCTATQPTATVEAIKKYWKEVRKWDKPGYHYLILRDGEIITLLDEKEVSYGAYGHNQDSVHISYIGGIDKSGNPVDNRSTLQKHAMFDKLVELSEKYPQAQILGHRDFPGVKKACPSFDVREWLRNYEPDLKQAA, encoded by the coding sequence ATGAGAAAGATCAAGTACATCGTGGTGCACTGCACCGCAACACAGCCGACAGCCACAGTTGAGGCGATAAAAAAATACTGGAAGGAAGTACGCAAATGGGATAAGCCAGGGTATCACTACCTGATCCTGCGTGACGGAGAAATTATCACTCTCCTGGATGAAAAAGAGGTCTCCTATGGAGCATACGGCCATAACCAGGATTCCGTGCATATCTCTTACATCGGAGGAATTGACAAAAGCGGAAATCCGGTTGACAACCGATCCACACTTCAGAAACACGCTATGTTCGACAAGTTGGTGGAACTAAGCGAGAAATACCCCCAGGCTCAGATACTCGGACACCGCGATTTTCCGGGAGTTAAAAAAGCCTGCCCTTCATTCGATGTGAGAGAATGGCTCCGCAATTACGAACCTGATCTTAAACAAGCTGCCTGA